In Streptomyces sp. NBC_00433, a single genomic region encodes these proteins:
- a CDS encoding transposase yields MPGIVRPRDTIYQRSLPSANEIKIKPEAAERIVARARKRLAAETAAHKEKLRKYQARTEADRAAGRRAANGRPPVPMEHKTVLLRQRVRLTKALAPLERARSPEPAPSPTAVANLTDPDSRLHLGKHGGYLQGYNVQIVCARLQVLLAVDLHDNPSDRTALIPMVRKTQENQRAARLPDDIGLWLADSGYASTTSFEQLADLPLLVSVTSEADQGGFPAKRQTAPAAQQAMADRLATPTGRAQYRQRSTLVEPGFAQFFQRFGRHLNYRGRRTVDTEIKLLGTVHNLSNILASTAKSRS; encoded by the coding sequence TTGCCCGGGATCGTACGGCCCCGGGACACGATCTACCAGCGATCCCTGCCGTCCGCCAACGAGATCAAGATCAAGCCCGAGGCCGCCGAACGCATAGTGGCCCGGGCACGCAAGCGGCTCGCCGCGGAGACGGCAGCCCACAAGGAGAAACTGAGGAAGTACCAGGCACGGACCGAAGCCGACCGGGCGGCGGGGCGCCGAGCAGCCAACGGGCGGCCACCCGTGCCCATGGAGCACAAGACGGTCCTGCTCCGGCAGCGGGTCCGACTCACGAAGGCACTCGCCCCCCTGGAACGGGCCCGCAGCCCCGAGCCGGCGCCCTCCCCGACCGCCGTCGCCAACCTGACCGATCCGGACTCGCGCCTACATCTGGGCAAACACGGCGGCTACCTGCAGGGATACAACGTGCAGATTGTGTGCGCCCGCCTCCAGGTCCTGCTGGCCGTCGACCTGCACGACAACCCGTCGGATCGCACTGCACTGATCCCGATGGTCAGGAAGACGCAGGAGAACCAGCGCGCGGCACGACTGCCGGACGACATCGGGCTCTGGCTCGCGGACAGCGGATACGCCAGCACCACCTCGTTCGAACAGCTGGCCGACCTGCCCCTGCTGGTCTCGGTCACCAGCGAGGCCGACCAAGGGGGCTTCCCCGCGAAGCGCCAGACCGCCCCGGCAGCCCAACAGGCCATGGCCGACCGCCTGGCGACCCCGACCGGCCGAGCTCAGTACCGCCAGCGCAGCACCCTCGTCGAACCTGGCTTCGCCCAGTTCTTCCAGCGGTTCGGCCGGCACCTCAACTACCGAGGCCGTCGAACGGTTGACACCGAGATCAAGCTCCTCGGCACCGTCCACAACCTCAGCAATATCCTCGCCAGCACCGCAAAATCGCGCTCTTGA
- a CDS encoding DUF397 domain-containing protein, which translates to MSSATPGKSPQPAKPTAAELDLAAVEWRRTSFTGGNNNCAEFGRAGDFIVWRDSKRPEQEPLVYTQAEVKALIDGARAGELDYLID; encoded by the coding sequence GTGAGCAGTGCCACCCCGGGCAAGTCCCCGCAGCCGGCCAAGCCGACCGCAGCGGAGCTTGACCTCGCCGCCGTCGAATGGCGGCGCACCTCCTTCACGGGCGGGAACAACAACTGCGCAGAGTTCGGCCGTGCCGGTGATTTCATTGTGTGGCGCGACTCGAAACGCCCAGAGCAGGAGCCGCTGGTATACACCCAAGCGGAAGTGAAGGCCCTCATTGACGGCGCGCGAGCCGGCGAGCTTGATTATCTGATCGACTGA
- a CDS encoding helix-turn-helix transcriptional regulator has product MAQSKSTVPASVPRRELGQMLKELRAAAGLTLAEAAGRVGVDHGHLSRVERATRGISEDLLTRLLNDCYADLVTAADRERAFELLRSDTAEENPYKRHSSLLAPTQYGGYLKFEAGASALRAYELALVPGLVQTEEYATAVIRDMRPDLSSQQVATLVGIRRQRQERLIGAGKTFHAVIDEAALRRPIGPPGLMKRQLRRLIEVVEHPSVSVGFLPMETGCHAGLYGSFMIMDFPEPTPSVVWVEGLAESTYFAKQEHVDVYCKAFDNLWQRAVPFAADLDRFEKVIKESHS; this is encoded by the coding sequence ATGGCGCAGTCGAAGAGCACGGTGCCGGCCTCTGTGCCGCGGCGGGAGCTAGGCCAGATGCTCAAAGAGCTGCGTGCCGCCGCAGGGCTGACCTTGGCCGAGGCGGCCGGAAGGGTCGGCGTAGACCATGGCCACCTGAGTCGGGTCGAACGGGCGACGCGCGGCATCTCGGAGGACCTGCTCACCAGACTGCTCAACGATTGCTATGCCGACCTGGTGACCGCCGCAGACCGGGAAAGGGCGTTCGAACTCCTGCGCTCCGACACGGCCGAGGAGAATCCCTATAAACGACACAGCAGTCTGCTGGCGCCGACCCAATACGGGGGCTACCTCAAATTCGAAGCAGGTGCCTCCGCGCTGCGCGCATACGAACTGGCCCTGGTCCCCGGGCTGGTGCAGACGGAAGAATACGCAACCGCGGTCATCCGGGACATGCGGCCCGACCTCAGTTCGCAGCAGGTAGCCACCCTGGTCGGCATCCGACGCCAGCGACAAGAACGATTGATTGGCGCCGGCAAGACCTTCCACGCGGTCATCGACGAGGCTGCACTCCGACGACCGATCGGTCCCCCCGGCCTCATGAAGCGCCAACTGAGGCGGCTCATCGAGGTGGTTGAACACCCATCGGTCTCCGTAGGCTTCCTCCCGATGGAAACGGGTTGCCACGCCGGCCTGTACGGCTCTTTCATGATCATGGACTTCCCTGAGCCCACTCCGAGCGTGGTGTGGGTAGAAGGGCTGGCGGAGTCGACGTACTTCGCGAAGCAGGAGCACGTGGACGTCTACTGCAAGGCGTTCGACAACCTCTGGCAGCGGGCTGTCCCGTTCGCTGCCGATCTCGATCGATTCGAGAAAGTGATCAAGGAGTCACATTCGTGA
- a CDS encoding ATP-binding protein, with translation MCVLPGLPKSAPVARHWAVDLMESWGVADSPAATCALGVSELVANAVIHGSCGVVVCRLAQCGDEVRVEVHEWLVPTDLATSPRLAFAGDEAERGRGLSLVDALSLGWGWTPPESGSGKGSCVWALFGRIR, from the coding sequence ATGTGTGTGCTGCCCGGGCTGCCGAAGTCGGCCCCAGTCGCCCGGCACTGGGCAGTGGACCTCATGGAAAGCTGGGGCGTCGCCGACAGCCCTGCCGCGACTTGCGCACTGGGCGTGAGCGAGCTGGTCGCCAACGCTGTGATCCACGGTTCGTGCGGCGTGGTCGTCTGCCGCCTGGCCCAGTGCGGCGACGAGGTGAGAGTGGAGGTTCACGAGTGGCTGGTGCCCACCGACCTGGCCACTTCCCCCAGGCTGGCATTCGCGGGCGACGAGGCTGAACGCGGGCGGGGACTGTCGCTGGTAGACGCGCTCAGCCTCGGCTGGGGCTGGACACCGCCGGAGTCCGGTTCTGGCAAGGGCAGTTGCGTCTGGGCGCTGTTCGGCAGGATCCGATGA
- a CDS encoding helix-turn-helix domain-containing protein, with product MTEGGAVEAKERGLELRGRRTAAGISLRQFAAQLGIGAQRLSEYETGRRKMPVELCSRARALLDDLAAGRGLLGLEAQSVPPTGEHPLAALRRAQGWTLRDLARLLARILGGADDRQKIWRWEHWGVVPDRPSQLALAQLLGVQESVVLARPWPTWLPGTDGADVDSPWNLRGVLAALDATGEAAMDRRGFLTISSAALAGMAERLGTAAPRVPGVLPEGAETGSADDVVTTFESRLPLLRHQENLYGGGVVLAGISAELATARQMLNWPLGCSARLRLLKVTAELSRLGGWAAFDAGRRAAAETYFVAALRAARETGDASAAANTIKTFSLLLIESERPEDAQRLLAAGRQAAAQSPLRVQAMVATRQARVEAVLGNATACQARLCEATDLMERSLDRDDHPPQASYFGPGELAAQTAASHQILGRHASTVGLLETALSSQPDSRPRDRATYQLWLCRSALTMGDLDRACDLLSDETSGISAAASTASARNQALMKGVREQLARHRDHPAARAVDERLRDLVA from the coding sequence ATGACCGAAGGCGGCGCGGTCGAAGCGAAGGAGCGTGGGCTGGAGTTGCGCGGTCGCCGGACAGCAGCCGGCATCTCGCTGCGCCAGTTCGCCGCACAGCTCGGGATCGGCGCCCAGCGGCTGTCGGAGTACGAGACCGGACGCCGGAAGATGCCAGTGGAGCTGTGTTCCCGTGCGCGAGCGCTGCTGGACGACCTGGCAGCCGGGCGAGGGCTCCTCGGATTGGAGGCTCAGTCCGTGCCACCCACAGGCGAGCATCCGCTGGCTGCTCTCCGCCGTGCCCAGGGATGGACTCTGCGCGACCTGGCGCGGCTCCTTGCCCGAATCCTCGGCGGCGCCGACGACCGGCAGAAGATCTGGCGCTGGGAGCACTGGGGAGTGGTCCCGGACCGGCCAAGCCAGCTGGCGCTGGCCCAGCTCCTGGGCGTACAAGAATCCGTGGTCCTGGCACGACCGTGGCCGACGTGGTTACCTGGAACTGACGGCGCCGACGTCGATTCACCCTGGAACCTGCGCGGCGTCCTCGCAGCATTGGACGCAACCGGCGAGGCGGCGATGGACCGGCGCGGGTTCCTCACGATCAGTTCGGCCGCTTTGGCCGGTATGGCTGAACGCCTGGGCACAGCAGCACCACGCGTGCCCGGCGTCCTGCCTGAAGGCGCCGAGACCGGCTCGGCTGACGATGTTGTCACGACATTCGAGTCACGGCTCCCCCTGCTCCGGCACCAAGAGAACCTCTATGGCGGAGGCGTCGTGCTGGCCGGCATCAGCGCCGAGTTGGCGACCGCGCGGCAGATGCTGAACTGGCCGCTCGGCTGTTCCGCACGGCTACGGCTGTTGAAGGTCACCGCCGAACTCAGCCGCCTCGGGGGTTGGGCCGCCTTTGACGCCGGCCGTCGCGCCGCCGCCGAGACGTACTTCGTGGCCGCCCTGCGTGCCGCGCGCGAGACCGGGGATGCCTCCGCCGCAGCGAACACGATCAAAACTTTCTCATTGCTCCTGATCGAGTCGGAGCGGCCCGAAGACGCTCAGCGCCTCCTGGCGGCCGGCCGCCAGGCAGCCGCACAAAGTCCGCTTCGTGTGCAGGCGATGGTCGCCACGCGACAGGCCCGTGTCGAGGCCGTCCTGGGAAACGCTACTGCCTGCCAGGCCCGGCTCTGCGAAGCAACCGACCTGATGGAACGCTCGCTGGACCGCGACGACCATCCCCCGCAAGCCTCCTACTTCGGACCGGGTGAGCTCGCCGCGCAGACCGCCGCCTCGCACCAGATCCTGGGCCGCCATGCCAGCACGGTAGGACTGCTGGAGACTGCACTGTCCAGCCAGCCCGACTCAAGGCCGCGAGACCGGGCAACCTACCAGTTGTGGCTGTGCCGATCGGCACTCACCATGGGAGACCTCGACCGCGCCTGCGATCTTCTGTCCGACGAGACATCCGGCATCTCAGCTGCAGCCAGCACCGCCTCTGCCCGCAACCAGGCCCTGATGAAGGGCGTGCGCGAACAACTGGCCCGCCATCGCGACCACCCTGCCGCGCGTGCGGTAGACGAACGGCTGCGCGATCTGGTCGCATAG
- a CDS encoding SDR family NAD(P)-dependent oxidoreductase produces the protein MDSSSNPQPRIAVVTGANRGLGYALAAGLARRGMTVVLTARRLSDAEAAASALREDELDVHPGELDLTSPASVNRAFADVERDFGRLDVLINNAGIAIDRGQKPSQTDIETAEATLNVNVLGTWRCCKQAVRLMRIGGYGRITNVSSHMGSLAGVQDPGSAAYRISKTAVNGLTRIFAAETRDENVLVNSASPGTVRTRMGYGTPQYTAAEAADGMLWLSQLPDDGPSGGFFHGREPLDW, from the coding sequence GTGGATTCCTCCAGCAACCCGCAACCGCGTATCGCCGTCGTCACCGGAGCCAACCGCGGGTTGGGATACGCCCTGGCTGCAGGTCTCGCCCGCCGCGGTATGACCGTCGTCCTCACCGCTCGCCGCCTCTCCGACGCCGAGGCCGCCGCATCCGCGCTCCGGGAAGACGAACTCGATGTGCATCCCGGAGAACTGGACCTCACCTCCCCCGCCAGCGTCAACCGCGCCTTCGCAGATGTCGAACGAGACTTCGGCAGGCTCGACGTCCTGATCAACAATGCGGGCATCGCCATCGACCGAGGGCAGAAGCCGTCCCAGACCGACATCGAAACCGCCGAAGCCACCCTCAACGTCAACGTGCTCGGCACCTGGCGATGCTGCAAACAAGCCGTCCGGCTGATGCGCATCGGCGGGTACGGGCGCATCACGAACGTCAGCAGCCACATGGGCAGCCTGGCCGGCGTCCAGGACCCGGGCAGCGCTGCGTACCGGATCTCGAAAACCGCCGTGAACGGACTCACCCGCATCTTCGCGGCAGAAACCCGGGACGAAAACGTCCTCGTGAACAGCGCCTCCCCGGGCACCGTCAGGACCCGGATGGGCTACGGCACCCCGCAGTACACCGCCGCCGAGGCGGCCGACGGCATGCTGTGGCTGAGCCAGCTGCCTGACGACGGACCAAGCGGCGGCTTCTTCCACGGTCGTGAACCTCTCGACTGGTGA
- a CDS encoding GNAT family N-acetyltransferase: MHVERATEADTQTISEILGEVEAYYGGNNTPADQTQIRTALFGGGPAATVLLAREGDTVLGLASFSLLWPAAGAESSLYLKELFVRENARRRGVARQLMAAVRAEADTARCTRVEWTADRDNPPALALYQALGFQQHNGKAFYRWEA, from the coding sequence GTGCACGTGGAACGGGCGACGGAAGCCGACACCCAGACGATCTCGGAGATCCTCGGCGAAGTGGAGGCGTACTACGGCGGCAACAACACCCCCGCCGACCAGACCCAGATCCGCACCGCGCTGTTCGGCGGCGGCCCCGCCGCCACCGTGCTGCTCGCCCGCGAAGGCGACACCGTCCTCGGACTGGCCTCCTTCAGCCTGCTGTGGCCGGCCGCCGGAGCGGAATCTTCGCTGTACTTGAAGGAACTGTTCGTCCGCGAAAACGCCCGGCGCCGAGGAGTCGCCCGACAACTCATGGCCGCAGTACGCGCCGAGGCCGATACCGCCCGATGCACCCGGGTCGAGTGGACCGCCGACCGCGACAACCCACCCGCCCTCGCGCTCTACCAGGCACTCGGCTTCCAGCAGCACAACGGCAAAGCCTTCTACCGCTGGGAAGCGTGA